The following are from one region of the Marinomonas sp. CT5 genome:
- a CDS encoding polysaccharide deacetylase family protein yields MLSKAHYSILLGALGASMAANAQDYLPVLQYHHVSASSPKSTSVTPEQFTEQMDYLKNAGFQVVDLRTALDDLKANKALPEKAVAISFDDAYRSIYQAGFPILKERNFPFTVFINTEPVERKSRSFLTWDQMKEMEQSGGVFANHTISHPYMLRKLKGESDQAWKARMAKEVDTVEDLLKKHLGHSPKMLAYPYGESDSQIREMMKERGIMAFGQQSGVVSADSDFENLPRFPASGAYAKLSTLKTKLNAKPMPLLSEETGGDYATDKPVSISLTFKEGQYRLKDLACYVAGQGKAKLDWLSKTKVKATAEKPFNVGRGRINCTMPDKTGRHYYWYSNVWIRTSPDQGYVSEKS; encoded by the coding sequence ATGTTGTCAAAGGCTCATTACAGCATTTTACTTGGAGCGTTAGGCGCCAGTATGGCGGCTAACGCTCAAGATTATTTACCTGTTCTGCAATATCACCATGTAAGTGCCAGTTCTCCGAAATCGACCTCTGTTACGCCTGAGCAATTTACTGAACAAATGGATTACCTAAAAAATGCAGGTTTTCAGGTCGTGGATTTGCGCACAGCCTTGGATGATCTAAAGGCCAACAAAGCATTACCTGAAAAAGCGGTTGCCATTTCATTTGATGATGCCTATCGCAGTATTTACCAAGCGGGTTTTCCCATTCTCAAAGAAAGAAATTTTCCTTTTACTGTCTTTATTAATACAGAACCGGTTGAGCGTAAGAGTCGCAGCTTTTTGACTTGGGATCAGATGAAAGAGATGGAGCAGTCCGGTGGCGTGTTTGCTAATCATACCATTAGCCATCCTTACATGCTGCGCAAACTGAAGGGAGAGTCAGACCAAGCTTGGAAAGCGCGCATGGCAAAAGAAGTGGATACCGTAGAAGATTTATTGAAGAAACATTTAGGTCATTCTCCGAAAATGTTGGCTTATCCTTATGGAGAGTCGGATTCACAAATTCGTGAAATGATGAAAGAGCGAGGCATCATGGCCTTTGGTCAACAGTCTGGAGTGGTGAGTGCAGACTCAGACTTTGAAAATCTACCACGTTTTCCTGCTTCTGGTGCTTATGCAAAGTTATCTACATTAAAAACCAAGCTTAACGCTAAGCCTATGCCTTTGTTGTCTGAGGAAACGGGCGGCGATTACGCAACGGATAAACCCGTTTCTATTAGTTTGACCTTTAAAGAAGGTCAGTATCGTTTGAAAGACTTGGCTTGTTATGTCGCCGGGCAGGGTAAGGCGAAATTAGATTGGTTATCAAAGACCAAAGTTAAAGCAACAGCAGAGAAACCATTTAATGTGGGGCGTGGCCGTATTAACTGTACTATGCCTGATAAAACGGGCAGACATTACTACTGGTACTCTAATGTTTGGATTCGTACTTCCCCTGATCAGGGCTATGTGAGTGAAAAAAGTTAA
- a CDS encoding glycine C-acetyltransferase: MSRSAFYKNLESQLQTLKEEGLYKIERPLITPQASQITTADKTPLINLCANNYLGLANDSQVVQTAHRALDEYGYGMASVRFICGTQDIHTQLEKSLSDFLQMEDTILYSSCFDANGGLFETLLSEKDAIISDALNHASIIDGIRLCKAKRYRYANNDMNELEAQLQQADKDGAKTKLVVTDGVFSMDGIIADLKAICDLADKYDALVMVDDSHAVGFLGENGRGSHEYCGVLGRIDIITGTLGKALGGASGGYTSASKSIVDWLRQRSRPYLFSNSLAPVITATSLQIVELLKQGDSARTQLKANSQYFRSQMSALGFNLIPGDHPIIPVILGDAKLAQEMANALYKEGIFVTGFAYPVVPMGKARIRTQMSAALTSEQLDRAIAAFAKVGREMGIIEGYKQ, encoded by the coding sequence ATGAGCCGATCTGCTTTTTACAAAAATTTAGAGAGCCAGCTACAAACACTAAAAGAAGAAGGCCTCTATAAAATAGAGCGCCCACTGATTACACCGCAAGCGAGCCAAATTACTACGGCGGATAAAACCCCTTTAATTAATCTTTGCGCGAATAATTACCTCGGACTGGCAAACGACAGCCAAGTGGTCCAAACCGCCCATAGAGCATTAGATGAATACGGCTATGGAATGGCCTCCGTACGTTTTATTTGTGGCACACAAGATATACATACCCAATTAGAAAAAAGTCTGAGTGATTTCCTGCAAATGGAAGACACCATTTTGTATTCTTCATGCTTTGATGCTAACGGAGGCCTATTTGAAACGTTATTAAGTGAAAAAGATGCGATCATTAGTGATGCCTTAAATCACGCCAGTATCATCGATGGTATTCGACTGTGTAAAGCAAAGCGTTATCGTTACGCTAATAACGACATGAACGAACTAGAAGCCCAACTTCAACAGGCTGACAAAGACGGTGCTAAAACCAAGCTGGTTGTCACTGACGGCGTATTTTCCATGGACGGCATCATCGCTGACCTTAAAGCAATTTGTGACCTTGCAGATAAATACGATGCATTAGTCATGGTGGATGATTCCCATGCGGTAGGTTTTTTAGGTGAGAACGGTCGTGGCAGTCATGAGTACTGTGGTGTATTAGGCCGCATAGACATCATCACAGGCACATTAGGCAAAGCCCTTGGCGGAGCATCAGGCGGCTACACAAGCGCCTCTAAAAGCATCGTAGATTGGTTACGCCAGCGCTCTAGACCTTATCTTTTCTCTAACTCATTAGCCCCTGTGATTACCGCCACGAGTTTACAAATTGTCGAATTGCTTAAACAAGGCGATTCAGCCCGTACGCAACTAAAAGCCAACAGCCAATACTTTCGCTCTCAGATGAGCGCTTTAGGTTTCAATCTCATTCCTGGTGACCACCCCATTATTCCGGTTATTTTAGGGGATGCAAAACTCGCACAAGAAATGGCAAATGCGCTGTATAAAGAAGGGATCTTTGTGACAGGTTTCGCCTACCCTGTGGTGCCAATGGGAAAAGCCAGAATCCGTACACAAATGTCAGCGGCACTCACATCAGAGCAACTTGACCGTGCCATAGCCGCCTTCGCTAAGGTAGGCCGTGAGATGGGGATTATTGAGGGATATAAGCAATGA